DNA sequence from the Drosophila sechellia strain sech25 chromosome 3L, ASM438219v1, whole genome shotgun sequence genome:
CGCCGGGTTCCCGGTCCCTTCGCCAATTTGTTGCTGACACGGCTGACGAAGAGAAAGAAGGCTTGGCCCAGACCAGCCAACAGCACTTGGCAATGGAAGCGCATAAAAACTAATTGATTGGATGCCAAGATGTTAAGCGCATAACGGCCGCAGCGAAAtagcagttgcagttgcaatgtTGCCGTCTTTCAGCAacttttattcaatttaaatgcgCTTGCAGCGCCAATTCCGATGCCAAGCTCAACTGCCCCGCCCTGTGCCGGCCAATTcgcttaaattaattattttttattaactttTCGCTCATTGAtgaaatttttcaaatatttcccCGCATTCTGCGACCGCAACTTTATGCGGTCTCGTCGCAAATTTGTCGCATGCGACTTTAACACTGATCGTTTGGCATTTTCATCCGAGCTGTCTGGTCGGCATAAAGTTTGATGGCAAGTTACTAAAATGATATGACCGTCGGGAATATTTGGGATTTTCGGGGAAGCCATAAAGAATTGCGAACCTTCGATTTCACTTAAGTGCGCTCGTCTGTATCTCGGGGCCAACGGGAGTGGTTCTGGCCCAAATGCCTGGATGGAATATGGCAACATATCTACCAGTTAATCGCGTCAACTCGTTATCGTGTGACGTTAAATCCACTTCCCTCCCAAAAACGCAGACGCGCATTTATCAAAAGTtattgcaaattaattgcaatCTGGCCGCCTCAATCTGCGGCATCATCTCGAGGCGATCTGGCCAAGAGCCGTGAGGCTGCGTGAGCCGTCTTGGCCAAGTCTGGCATTTTCGGGCCAcggctgctgccgctgctgcttaCCAAAATTTATTGATGCCTTATTAGCTGATaatcacaaacacacacacatattcacTGGGCGTCTTGGTAAAACGGTAAAAAAGTTTTCAACTCGCCTGGTATATTAAAGTGCATTAAGATAATTGAAATggccaataaaaaatattttcccttttccagACTTTTGGCCCGTTCGCTCCATTGGTGTCAAGAACTTGTCCGAAGTGTTGAGTATCGCGCTTTGGGCGTTTTCAGTTGGCTTTTTCCAGTTCTGGGTTTGGCATTGGCTTTTCGGACTCCAGATCTTCGGGGTCCTGGGTTCGCCGCTGAGTTATTTGTGTTCACCTCTCAATGGAGCTGTTTTTTCTTGGAACCCACTCGCGCACTCGGTGCTGAAACGTTTTTCAATTTCCACATTTCTCATGTCGGGGATGTTTTGATTTAGTGATTATGGCCGGCCTCACCTGGCCCCCGGCCCGATCTGGTTGCATTATGTATATGAGTTATTAATAAGCTTTCTTTTGATAAGCTAACCGGCGTTCTGCAGTTTATACAATGGGCGGCCATTTGGTACCAAGTGTTTGCTTAAAATGATTTAAGGCGTTGCCCCGCCGAAATCGCGATGCGGATGAGCCAATCCAGGACATCTGATAATTGTTTTTCGATTGTTCTTTGTATTTTCTGCCGAGTTGGGAATTAGCCAgacattttttaaaagcaaaaaaacaatttacacAAATTGCACATATTTCTTGATAGTTCGGAATTGCCTTTCAAAAAGTAATTAACTTAAATGAAGAAATTCTAGGAATTTTAGCCTTGACAGCTGTAAttaaaataccaaatatataGTTCAATTTCCATTTACTTTTACCCACATTGTGTTTTCCTTTAAAAGGAAGTGCACAGAATTTTAGGTTTTAGTAGAAAGCAAACATGCAcagcaaaataataatttctttAACCTGCCTGGCGTTTTTATTTCCGTTTGTTTTTACTAACAAACTTAATCGAATTATCAATGGACACTATGCTGCATCCAAACAATTTCCATACCAAACGTTTCTTATGCAACTAAATCTTGGCTACATTCAAGAATATATTAAATGGCGTCCTCTTTGTGGTGGAGCTCTAATCTCCGAAAAATGTGTCCTAACTGCAGCTCACTGCCTGGACAACCCAGACATGTAAGATCGAAATTAAAGCGTTTTTATGACAAccaaattttacaattttcaaGTTTTTCCTCTTTAGATATGCtgttaatatatatttcgGTGCTGTAAAAATTGATGATGTAACGGAAGTGGGCCAACAACGATTGGTAGTGAAAAAGGATCATTTTGTTATACACCAAGAATGGAATCCCAAAACGCTTGCTAACGATATTGCACTGATAAAGCTTCCTTTTTCAATATTATTTGATGACTACATAAAACTAATCCAACTACCAAATCAAACATTTCAATACCAATTTAGTGAAGCAACAACCTCAGGCTGGGGATTAGTCACGGGTAAGTAAGGTGTCATTTCTATAGTAATATTTCCTTAACTAATAGTCCTcaaacagatacagatacattttcaGAATTCGATAAGAACTTGAAATACTTTAATGCCCAGATTTTATCTGATCTTGAGTGCAAACGTGCCTATATATCGCAAAAGAAATCAGCATTTCCAGCTTCACTAATTTGTATTGCTCCAGGAGAAAACATGGTGTGCAAAGGAGATTCTGGTGGTCCATTGGTTATTAAGCATGAATCCAACTTTGTGCTACTGGGACTAACATCCTTTTCATTTGGTAAATATTGCGACTCAGGCTTTCCAAAGTTCTTTACCAGAGTATCTTCATATCTGAATTGGATTCGTGATAACGCGGAAAGTTAAAACTGAATTTAAAACACCACTGACACtttctgttaaaaataaatatgaacaCAAATTAAGTAAAGCCAGTATTTTTTATACTATGCATTTTCGAAAGTATATTTCTGCCCAAATGTTTCAGCATTATTTATAATCTATCTACCTTGACGAGTCCCATAAATtagccatttccatttccatatattattttcatttccatctCCATTACCTTTGCCATTACCATTTTCAATTCCATTTTCATTCTATTCCTGCGGGGAAGGCTGACAGCAATTACACCAGGAAGTAAGCGACCTACAAGCGTTTGTTTGGGGCTTTCCAGGAATTTTCGAGGCGTAGCAACTGTTTGTGACATGTTTTGATTTGTGTTGTCGACGTTTACGAGCTTGTAACTCTTCTTGGGACCCTGGACCTGGGCCAAAAGCCAGCGGAGAGAGTCGGGAGTCCAAGTCCAGAACCGAGACATAGACATAGGTATCCATCCCAGGGACCCACCAACTTGGTTGGATCGCCGCCACTCACTCGACACAGAATCGAAATGTTATCGATGACATTAATAGCGATTGGGGGCTTTCATCAATTACATGCCTTTGTTGGCCAGGCCAGTTGGCCAAGCGGGCTAACATCCAGATCGTTACAGCCAGCTTAGCACAGATCGGCCTACGCAGCGAAATTGTAAATTATTACAATGCAAATGATTTCCATATTGTAAATATGATGTGAGTGCTGATAAAGCAGCGGGGCTGGCAAAAGGGAACCGCCTCTGCCTGTTGGCCAAGTTTATGCAAACAAAAGTTCAACGCATTCAAAGTCAAGGCAAGAGTCGTTTCAGAGCAGTTAAAGTAATTTTGTGAGTACCGTTTTGGGCCCGGATCTTGGCCTGACTTTGGGCTCGGGTTTGGGCTTAGCTATGGGTTTCTGTTTCCTTTGGCTGCCTTGACCACCACCAACGTCGCCGGCAATCAAGTCAACTCCGCGCCGAACTGTATTAACTCTTCTGTCTCTTCTGGACGGGGCCACAGCCACAGacagccaaagccaaagccaagccAACTGTTGCTCTTTTGGCCAAGTTGTGCCGTCTGCTGTCAGTTGGCATCTTCCTGTTTGCACAAAACGTCACGTTCGAGTCACGTTTCCAACTGCCATCAATGGGGTGCCCATTGCCAGTGCCCGGGCACTTAGTCTCGCCCATAGCCGCAGTTGATGTTTCCCACAAATTTTCAGCCGCGTTTTCTTCAGCTCTCAGTTTGCAGTTCACCATTTGGCCATTCGGGGATCATTCGGTTGGTTTCGCCTGGGCGCTGGCGTAACGCAACAATTTCGCAATCACCTGACAATGTGACAGGTAATAGTCGTGTCCAGCATGCTAGACATTTGCATACTCATAGGCACGGGCAAGAACTGTGAAGTAATTTCGATGCCAGGCGAGCATCGCTCGATGGTCACCTCATGTCTGGCTGTGGAGCATACTGTGATAAGTAATTGCATTGCGTTTTATGCAGAGAGAAAAATAATGCTAACATATGAACAAAATACTTCTGAGAGCTTGTTGAATTACAATACAATGTCATACAGCTAAtgattatttttcttttgtatttttcaagCAAATAAAAGATTTACTTTGAAAATTTTTGAGGTGTATTTGAGAATTTGCTTCGCATAATTTGGGCCATTGCCAGCTGAAGCCGAGGAAACCCAGAAAACCTAGAAAAGCCGAAGAAACCCAGGCGAAACGAGGAGAATCCATTCATGAAACGGGCACCCGCCTTGAAGTTGCAGTTGAAACCGAACCTAACCGAACCAAGCCGACTCGCAGCCATATAAATTGCTGAGATTTCTCGCCGCTTTGACTGGCTGCCTTCCTGCCGTGTTATTAAAAGTTCAACCCACATGAGAAGCAATTTGCAAACTGTTAGGAGGAATAAATAGTTTAGCAGGGAGGAGCATGTGCAAGGATCTTAAGTGGCACTTGGCAGGAATTTGATAAGGCCCAGAGAGTCGACCAAGATGCATTTGCACCTGAATTGGCTGAGCAGCAGGTCAGCAGCTTGGCAACACAACACCGAAAGTGCATATTGGCCTCGGCTCGGGAAAACACTTTGCCCTGCCATTGGCTTCCATTTCAGTCTTCAGCTTtcagttttcggttttctttatttttggcttttttctgctgcttttcACATTTACGTCGGTGCCAGGAAAAAAAAAGCCTCCTTTCGGCCAgatttttcctttatttttccACCGATGCCAAGCCTTCTTTGACTTGGTGGCTGCTCTTCTGCCTTTGACTCTTGCCTTGTTTGCTCTTCTGCTGATTATTTCACAGATTAAGTTTATGGTTCATAAACCAGAAATTTCAATTCAAATGCACGAGGGGCAAGAAGGCGGCGCTGGGGAAAGCGaaagattttaaataaattacaagCGCATTTTGTTGCCCCACGTTGTAGGCTAATTGTATGCAGAGGCAGCAGCGAAAAAGTATCtgagaaatggaaaaaaaaacccaccTGTGGGATGTGAGTGTGAATTGGGTTGGGTTCCTCATGGCCGAGCAGCAAACGTACATATGTAGGAGAAGTAGAAGTCCGGATTGGGTAAGCGACAGTTGCAATTTGCAATGCGCTTGTAAGATGCTTTCGCCAATCTTTTAATAAGAATCAAACACTAGACGAGAGAATTCAAAACCATTTCGTATATGAGCAGTCCCCAAACTTATCGCTGATCGCCCCGGTAGGTAGGTAGGTAGGCAGTTTGGCAGACAGTTCGGGCCGGGCCAGTAACCAGCCAGCAGTAGATGGAGATTCCAGCTCGCAACTTGGCCTGGTGGGCAGCACAACAGCACCACCAACAGTCCAGCTCTCTGCTCATTACACTTGGCCTGGTCAGAACGGTCCGGTCTGCCAATCATGCGTTTGGACCGAACTGCAATCCAGTCCATGCTCTAGTACTAACACACTCACAAaaacgatataataatttgAATCAAATTCACGGTACTTGGCAAGGTTAAAACATATCAAATGTTTTATGTTtggctttaaaaatatatagttcaaattaaaatgttttattgcaTTAAAATATTGATAGCGCATCCCAGTTATTGAATGTCCCAAATACATTCGTTTTAGGGACATTGCCTAAAAacatattcaaatttttcaaGTGAATCATTTGAATCTCCATCGCCTGTTCCTGGCCAAAACAGAAGTTCTTGTCGCTTGTTCCTGTTACCTGGTTGTTCGGCGCGGCCATTGAATATTTCAAATCGCAATCAGTTGGCAGGCATCTCACTCCCCGGCTACCGATTCTTGATTCCCTGGACGGGCTATCCATTCCGAGAGCTTTGGTGCCAGGCGGGTGTACTCAGCGCATTAGTTTCAATGcgctttaatttattaaaatatcaaatttaagTACGAGTACATGCTCTGCAGCAGCGGTGGTAGTAGCCAGTGGTAGCCAATATTTGTGGCAGCTGCAATCGAGATTTGTGTGTGATTAGTTGCGGCTGAAATTGGAGAACGTTTTGGATTCCGCAGAAGGAGCCTGGTGATAGATGGCCCCACTGTTGCCaaaagaaattgaaattgaattcaGGCCTGACTGGGCAATATTTATAGCATAGCATCTCGGCATGGGATTTTTATATCTCTTTCGATCGCTAAGCATTCAGAAGGCCAACTTTTCGAGGCTAATCGCTTTGCACTTTAGCCCAACGCAGGACCACGCCCCTTAGCCCACAACGTCTGACCTATTTTCCGGTTGATTTCTTTTCTTAAACTCTCAAGTACGTGTATTAATTAAACCCTATGGAATACCATGCAACaggaaacaacaacaaaaaaataaaaaaattggcAACACAAaggaaacataaattttccagcAAGACACTTTCCTTGTGGACTTGTCCCACAGACTGTGATGCCAACGAAGGAACTTGGCCCGAACCAGAAACAGAACCGTTAGCGCTCTGCCTTTTGCTTTTGATCTTTGGCGAACAGACACATTAACATAAATATGAGTGCGAGATAAGTGAAGAACACACCCAGTATGATGAGGAATGAAAATTCGCCAAaggagttttttttttctcgggGCTGGGAAGGAGGAGCTATAGTTTTGGCTTTATCTGCAACTTGCCTCATTGACATGCGTTAGACAACGACCGCATAacggcaactgcaactgcaacactGCAATGACGGCGGGCGTTTGGGGGTGATAGCgctgagtgggcgtggcagctgcaTCGGGCCGGAAAATCTCAATAGATGATCGTAAACACAATTTTTGTTTAGCGGTCAGAACGAAACCCAGggattaaaaacaaaaaaatgtcGGGAGGTGTGGCCAATTGTAAAGGCTGGCAAAGCATTTGACACATTGGCAACATGTGGCAACATGCAAATGTTGCAACCATACCACATTACGAttgctaaattaaaaatgtggtACATTATGGTACAATGCCAATGACTGCggtcataaataaatttaaagactttacataaataaatacgcCCCTTAATAACTGCAGATGTAAAGTTAATATGGTAATTTATCCTAaacaaatcataaaaatttaacgaaattttcttttaatgatttaccaaaaaaatatctaaagtttattttaagattttcTTTAAATCTATAAAATATAGATAGCTTGCAAAATCATGCTTGCAACACTGTGGTGTTGCACCTAGCCCAGAGCCCAGAAAAACCCAGCGACTTGAAGGTGTGGAGATGGCGGCGACTGAAGTAAGATTTCCCTTTTGGTTTTGGGCAATCAAATGAAGCCTCCTTGATGGCCAACTGCCACaagatgatgatgttgctgaTGAGCCGTACGACAATGGCAATGGCTCGTTGCTGTTGGCCGTGGCCGATGTTGATGGGCCAATGTTTCGGTCAGTTGCCATGGCGAATCGCAAAGCAATGCGCAACACGTTAAGGGTTGCCCCTTCTTCTTGGCCGCAAACAACGCGCAATTTATAAAATGTCTTAATTTTTGCGTTGCCATTCCCaggcagcaacaccagcaacaacatgcCGCCAATATTCGGTTGGGCGTATGGCTAAAAGCGCCGCAGGAAAGCTGGCTTATGCCTCGCCCTAGAGATGAGGGCTGGACTGGATGCTTTCAACCTGGCAAGATCACTTGATTTTTGGTTGATTTTCATTGCCAAATTGCCGGGCCAAATCGCACGAATCCGGAGCGTGACACGGCTTGGACTCCGCTCTAGCACGAACTTGGCTTTCAGACCCTGGCCAGTTGACTAAAATGACTGACGCTGATGGCTGTCAGTCGGTTGGCCAACTTGATGTtgctggtggtgttggtgttgctgctgatgtcgTCGTCATCAATTTTTTATACTCACAGGACCGTGTTGCTGGCgataaattgcattttaagcGTATTCCCTGGCATTATTATGACTTTATAAACTCTGCGGGCTTTATGCCCTCGCACAATATGCACTTTGCATTTGTTGTAGCTACGGCCAAGTTGCTTTCTCACCGCCCCAATGCAACGCCTTGTAGGCCGCAGTCTTGGCCAAGACGAGGTGTGagctatttttatatattttgattgGCAATGATGAAAAGCACCATGCACTCGATGTAGCCATGAAGCGGTGTAACCATGGATCCAGGAATTCTAGCCAGCCTCCGAGTTCCCTTTTGTTGGTCAATCGGGCCACTTGATGCGGCTCAAGTCTTCCTTCTTTCCAGCTCGTAACAAGATAATTGCTTAATTTGATTAGCAATTGTTGCCGTTGTTAgccaagttgctgctgctgctggtgctgctgatgttgctgctgctggcggggCGTGCAAATTGCTAACAATtttgatatttaaattattgagCCTGTTGCCTGCACCGCCGcaacagcaccagcaacatgACAGCTCAATAAACATTCCATCAAGAATGGAGTGTAAAAATCCAATTTTCATAAGTGGCCCCGGCAACTTAAGGCATTTCAGGCTACTGTCCTTAGCCTCGTCCTTGCATAAAttagcagctgcagctgcaatcGCGCAGTCGCTGCCAGCGAAAGCCTAATtatgaaatgtattttttataagtgAACCTAATTTGTCAATTATGCCGACCATATAGCAAGCAGTCTCTAAGTTCATTGGGTTCTACATACCCCATTGAATAATCATTTGACTTTCTAACAACGAAAACATTCACCTACTTTTCCACACCATTTCATAATCCTAATTCCAGTTGGAGGAagtgcagcagctgcagcagcaggcgcgGCAGCGGCAAAATGAGCAACTGCGGTTGGCAATTAAAGACCTCAAAACGACGATGGACTGGCTGAAAAGGATTGGTAGCGACACTCGAATGCTGGTTTTTGTGGTTGTTACCTCTTTTCTGGCCACTTTCAGTCTCGAAGATTGCTGGCCTTAACATCGAGCCCTTCACTCCGCGgctgtttattttttcctACTGATTAATCACTTTGGCGcgtataataaattaaaaatttcagCAATTTTAAAAGTCAATTAATCATCGGGGAAGGCACTCggtttgctgttgctgctgccgctgccgttTTCTGATGTTGCTACCTTTTTCATTTCTGCTGCCTTTGGGCCAGGCATAGACAACaggaacaacagcaacaccagccACCGGGCGACTCAAAAATGTCAGCCCATGACTACGCGCTGCACATttaagatgatgatgatgaagtaGCCGGCAGATCAGCTTGGAGTTTGGATCTTCTTGGCCAAGGAGATCCGAAAGGAACGCCGAGTTTTCCTGGAGACGATCTGCGCCCGGCATAGAGGTGTGGCCCGCGTCCAGTGCTTTGCTCCCGGTCGAGGCGACATATTCTCCGGCATTTGATAAATGAATGTGAGGGTCAGTTTCGTTTGGGGAGAGCTAAACTCAAACCCTGACTGAAGTTCACTTCAGTTTTCAGCTcccaagcagcagcaactttcGAGATATACGAGCATTTGTCAGATAAAACTGCAACGCCTTTCCCATTGTCAGCTCGCCACTTGGTCGctgtttgcttttgcttttggccataaaatatATGGCCCCGTATCGCAAAAAGCTGCGAGTGttgaaatttaagttttaatttaaGCGATATGAAAAAAAGGGCAAGACGGCAAGCGGCGGTCTGCAGTCGTCGAATCGTGCACGAAATGAagccattttcatatttatgaaTTTTACCCCTTATCGAAAAACGCTTCAATTGGCCATCGACTTGGGGCCGGCAAATTAAATATGGGCAGTCATAAACGATACTGACAGGTCGGTGGGATCTGTGGGAAAAGGGGCAAGATTCTGGGGAACTTGGAGATCCAGAATCCAGTGCGGAGCATCCTCGCCGACTTAGCTGAGTTATTAAGGCATCTTTATAGCCAATCTCAATGAGGTGTGAAGTGCAATCGTTGTTGGCCTTTTTATTAATAcgcgaaaatatattttatttgttgttatGTCTGCGATCGACTGCGATATTAAGCCGGGCAGCCTCTTTAAAGATTTGTGTGTATTTTATGGTCTCACAAGggggtattttttttttaaagaactaCGTTTGATTAGCGTGTCTTGGATTTGCTATTTAATGGGTTAATATAAGTCCCCCTTAATTGTGGCTGGGTCAACGCTTCCAGTTCAATTTCGCTGCATTATGCTCCCTGCTCACTTTCCCCGGCTTATCTTATCCAGACATCTCCCTGGATTCCTGGCTGCATCCCTGGCTgcattttggcaataattCATATTTAAGGCGCTGATCCGAGCTCAGCTGAAACCGGGCGGACCCCAGAGCTCAAACCCTTTTTTTCTGACAGCCGAGGTCGTTCACTTGTCGTCTTAATTAAGTGCGTGCCGCAAACAGCAGATTGCAAGAGGTGGAAAATGGAGGTAAGGACATTTTGACTGCGGCGTCGTGGCGCTGTCAGGGAAATCCCATAAGCCGACAGCCAAGTTGTTTTATGGCCAGCGGAGAGACACTTAAATGCAGGTCACAGATGCAAATGCCGCCGTGCTGCcaattatttattaacataTTTTCCCTTTGGTCAGCTTGAAGCTTGCGGTccgcaatttgcatttgcacttTGCGCAATTAACTGAAAAGTTTGTTGCCATTTAATGGCCAACGTTGTCATACAAACATGTGTACGCTGCTAACGGTTTGGTTTGACTTTGGTTACATTGCCTTGCCGTAGAAAACAAATGGTTCAAGTGCCGTGACTTCCTGGCCATTTCACATCACAATCGTATCGGTTCGATACGATTGCGGCGGTGCAGAGGtgcatttaaatttgaatttgggAATTTCAAATCGAATTTCGGCTGCGCCAAGTGCCAAAACCGGTGAAGAAACCTTTTAGAAATAAAAATTGGCTAAAAAGAAGGCAGGAGACGACCGCGAAATTCACGCCATAAGTAGAATGTGATTTTCTCGCGTT
Encoded proteins:
- the LOC116801037 gene encoding brachyurin-like, with translation MHSKIIISLTCLAFLFPFVFTNKLNRIINGHYAASKQFPYQTFLMQLNLGYIQEYIKWRPLCGGALISEKCVLTAAHCLDNPDIYAVNIYFGAVKIDDVTEVGQQRLVVKKDHFVIHQEWNPKTLANDIALIKLPFSILFDDYIKLIQLPNQTFQYQFSEATTSGWGLVTDTDTFSEFDKNLKYFNAQILSDLECKRAYISQKKSAFPASLICIAPGENMVCKGDSGGPLVIKHESNFVLLGLTSFSFGKYCDSGFPKFFTRVSSYLNWIRDNAES